Proteins from one Ahaetulla prasina isolate Xishuangbanna chromosome 2, ASM2864084v1, whole genome shotgun sequence genomic window:
- the ELL2 gene encoding RNA polymerase II elongation factor ELL2 isoform X1 yields MASLREGGRYGVSCGRVTQDNITVLHVKLTETAFRALENYQGSKNLIPSRPSIQFQGLQGLVKIPKTDVPNEVHTFDFYLSNVGKDNPQGSFDCVQQTVSSTGSSQLSCLGFIQDKITVCATNDSYQMTRERMTQAEEESRNRSAKVIKTGGPYVGKRVQIRKAPQSIPDAVPERKRSTPINPANTIRKTHTNNSISQRPYKDRIIHLLALKTYKKPELLARLLKDGVSQKDRNSLAAILQQVANLNPKDNSYTLKEYVYKEIQKDWPGYNEIDRQSLELILSRKLHSSQNATSTSNLGSPLRTVKEAASSSPSQKRLLDSDFIDPLMNKKPRISHLTNRVQPTLSSHLPNSGEKSAETSQPPPPPAVAAAPTAPPFVSTCLPVSNPSQTASSNSNSPSTPEGRGTQDLPVDTLSQNGNIYADQHQKYRTPLEIPAPSESLSVCPKSTDEKHSLLYKKSKKKSKKHKEKDQIKDHSTGNEDKKMRDCESQEITKLKNSSQKMSEGVKKTCTATTDPLSTSELPDYFVKYIAIVSYEQRQSYKDDFNAEYDEYRTLHARMESVTRRFMKLDAQRKLLSPGTKEYQILHEEVLQEYRKIKQSSPNYHEEKYRCEYLHNKLAHIKRLIGEFDQQAGSWH; encoded by the exons CTTGTAAAAATTCCCAAAACTGATGTCCCAAATGAAGTCCATACCTTTGATTTCTACCTGTCAAATGTTGGCAAAGATAATCCTCAGGGAAGCTTTGATTGTGTCCAGCAAACTGTTTCAAG TACTGGATCATCACAGCTCAGTTGCTTGGGATTTATACAGGATAAAATTACTGTATGTGCAACAAATGATTCTTACCAAATGACCAGAGAACGTATGACCCAGGCAGAAGAAGAGTCTCGTAATCGAAGTGCAAAAGTCATAAAAACGGGTGGACCATATGTAG GTAAAAGAGTACAAATTCGAAAAGCACCACAAAGTATTCCAGATGCAGTTCCTGAAAGGAAAAGGTCTACCCCCATCAACCCTGCAAATACAATACGGAAGACCCATACGAACAACAGTATTTCACAGCGGCCTTATAAGGATAGAATAATTCACTTATTGGCACTGAAGACCTACAAGAAACCAGAACTTCTTGCCCGCTTATTAAAAGATGGAGTTAGTCAAAAAGATAGGAATTCCCTTGCTGCTATTCTTCAGCAG GTAGCCAATCTGAATCCAAAAGACAACTCTTACACTTTGAAAGAATACGTTTATAAGGAAATTCAAAAAGATTGGCCTGGATATAATGAAATAGATAGACAGTCGCTGGAATTAATACTTTCTCG AAAACTACATTCATCTCAGAATGCCACCAGCACCAGCAACCTGGGATCTCCTTTGAGGACTGTCAAAGAGGCTgcatcttcttccccttctcag AAACGGCTTTTGGATTCTGACTTTATTGATCCGTTAATGAATAAAAAACCAAGGATATCTCATCTTACCAATAGAGTTCAACCAACATTAAGTAGCCATTTGCCTAATTCTGGTGAAAAAAGTGCTGAAACTTctcaaccaccaccacctcctgcaGTTGCTGCAGCACCAACTGCTCCACCATTTGTTTCAACTTGTCTCCCTGTTTCAAATCCTTCCCAGACTGCAAGTTCTAACTCCAATTCCCCAAGCACTCCCGAAGGTCGGGGTACCCAAGACCTACCTGTTGACACCTTAAGCCAGAATGGGAATATTTATGCGGACCAGCATCAAAAATACAGGACTCCACTGGAAATCCCAGCACCTTCTGAAAGTCTGTCAGTGTGCCCAAAGTCTACAGATGAAAAACATTCATTGCTTTACAAAAAGtccaaaaagaaatcaaagaagcaTAAGGAGAAGGACCAAATAAAAGACCATAGCACTGGGAATGAAGATAAGAAAATGAGAGACTGTGAAAGCCAAGAAATTACCAAACTGAAGAATTCCAGTCAGAAAATGAGTGAAG GTGTTAAAAAGACATGTACTGCCACTACAGATCCTTTGTCAACAAGTGAACTACCAGACTACTTTGT CAAATACATAGCAATTGTCTCATATGAGCAACGTCAAAGTTACAAGGATGATTTTAATGCAGAATATGACGAGTACAGAACTTTGCATGCAAGGATGGAGAGTGTAACTAGGAGATTTATGAAACTAGATGCACAGCGTAAACTACTCTCTCCAGGAACTAAGGAATATCAG ATCCTTCATGAGGAAGTCTTACAAGAATATCGGAAGATTAAACAG TCTAGTCCCAACTACCATGAAGAAAAGTACAGATGCGAATATCTTCATAACAAGTTGGCTCATATCAAAAGACTTATAGGTGAATTTGACCAACAAGCAGGGTCATGGCACTAG